Proteins from one Tautonia rosea genomic window:
- a CDS encoding GGDEF domain-containing protein, producing MSVEQMNGASSASEVIRPFGSKFFERLLDRLYDGVYFVDRNRTILYWNQAAERLSGYASSEVVGHACQDNILCHTDCRGTPLCSRACPLLQAIQEDEPTSARVFLKHRKGHRVAVDVSVMPIYDDDGQNVGAVEIFRDASPVVALESAYRQMRELAEKDTLTGAINRRQAMEILEQQVKLLRNSGIPFALIMADLDHFKLVNDTFGHAVGDAALIAFETCLEQQSRGSDIVARIGGEEFLVILPSLDVSHAHRIAERLRKNVAKIRIPDPESLRLSASFGVVEAAPHESLDHLLARVDAALYRAKRMGRDLVERG from the coding sequence ATGTCCGTCGAACAGATGAACGGAGCAAGCTCTGCAAGCGAGGTGATCCGACCGTTCGGGTCAAAGTTCTTTGAGCGATTGCTCGACCGTCTCTACGATGGCGTTTACTTCGTCGATCGGAACCGGACCATCCTTTACTGGAATCAGGCGGCCGAACGGCTGAGCGGCTATGCAAGCAGCGAGGTCGTCGGTCATGCCTGCCAGGACAACATCCTCTGCCACACCGACTGCCGAGGAACACCGCTCTGCTCACGAGCATGCCCGTTGCTCCAGGCGATTCAGGAAGACGAGCCAACCTCCGCCCGGGTGTTCTTGAAGCATCGTAAGGGACACCGCGTTGCCGTCGATGTCTCGGTGATGCCGATCTACGACGACGACGGCCAGAACGTGGGAGCCGTTGAGATCTTCCGGGATGCCAGCCCGGTCGTCGCGCTCGAATCGGCCTATCGCCAGATGCGAGAACTGGCCGAGAAGGACACACTCACCGGCGCGATCAACCGCCGTCAGGCCATGGAAATCCTTGAGCAGCAGGTGAAACTGCTCCGGAATTCGGGAATTCCGTTCGCGCTGATCATGGCCGATCTCGACCACTTCAAGCTCGTGAACGATACCTTCGGCCACGCCGTCGGAGACGCGGCGTTGATCGCCTTCGAAACCTGCCTGGAACAGCAGAGTCGAGGCAGCGACATCGTCGCCCGGATCGGTGGCGAGGAGTTTCTGGTCATCCTACCGAGCCTCGACGTCTCGCACGCGCATCGGATCGCGGAGCGTTTGCGCAAGAACGTCGCCAAGATCAGGATTCCCGATCCGGAATCGCTGCGACTCTCGGCCAGTTTCGGGGTGGTCGAGGCAGCACCTCACGAATCGCTCGATCATCTGCTCGCTCGGGTCGATGCCGCCCTCTACCGAGCAAAACGCATGGGACGCGACCTCGTCGAACGCGGCTGA
- a CDS encoding molybdopterin-containing oxidoreductase family protein, which translates to MSNPVETIVKNVCPLDCPDTCSMVVTVRDGVAVDLRGDRDHPFTRGFLCQKMARYLDRVSSPDRLMHPMRRIGPKGPGQGRFERISWDEALDRIADRFRAIADSADGPQAILPYSYYGTMGKLQAESLDRRFFHRLGASTLDRTICASAGGVGYEYTMGAGRLGADPMAVPECRLILNWGSNTVNTNSHLWSLMIEARKRTNATIVTIDPYKSPTARRSDWHLQPRPGTDAALALGLMHVIWRDQLHDQDYLDRGTVGAELLRDRVLTEYPPDRVAAITGVPVDQIETLARRYATEHPSLIRVNYGLQRHGGGGMAVRTISCLPAIVGAWRHRGGGTFLSTSGTYGLNSFALTRPDLSPPGTRSVNMNQLAEALAGELPGPRVMGLYVYNCNPAAVAPDQGKVLRGLRRDDLFTVVHELFPTDTVDYADIVLPATSQLEHEDIHTSYGHHFLMHNPRAIAPRGECRSNADVFRGLSDRLGFEPSLFPDDDTLMRQALDGGPALAGISLERLKAEGSVRLNIPEDYRPFSDGRFPTPSGKCELYSERMKADDFDPLPSYIPPLEDPQTRPELASRYPIQMVSPPRPQFLNSTFANSPAHLRAAGDPTIELADDDAAVRGLEAGDWAEVFNDRGRFLARVALTGAVRPGTAASTGIYWSKHSPGGSGVNATTSSALADMGGGATFFDNLVEVRKVDREESPSPNHAC; encoded by the coding sequence GTGTCCAACCCTGTCGAAACGATCGTCAAGAACGTCTGCCCGCTCGATTGCCCCGACACATGCAGCATGGTCGTTACCGTGCGAGACGGGGTCGCCGTCGACCTGCGAGGCGACCGCGACCACCCGTTCACCCGCGGGTTTCTCTGCCAGAAAATGGCCCGATACCTCGACCGCGTGTCCAGTCCCGATCGCCTGATGCACCCGATGCGACGGATCGGCCCCAAGGGTCCCGGCCAGGGGCGATTCGAGCGGATCTCCTGGGACGAGGCGCTCGATCGGATCGCCGATCGCTTCCGAGCGATCGCCGATTCGGCCGACGGTCCCCAGGCGATCCTGCCCTACAGCTATTACGGCACGATGGGGAAGTTGCAGGCCGAGAGCCTCGACCGCCGCTTCTTCCACCGACTGGGCGCCTCGACGCTCGACCGAACGATCTGCGCCTCGGCCGGTGGCGTCGGCTACGAGTACACCATGGGAGCCGGCCGCCTGGGAGCCGACCCGATGGCCGTTCCCGAGTGCCGCCTGATCCTCAACTGGGGATCGAACACGGTAAACACGAACAGCCACCTCTGGTCCTTGATGATCGAGGCTCGCAAGCGCACCAATGCGACGATTGTCACCATCGACCCCTATAAAAGCCCCACCGCCCGCCGCTCCGACTGGCATCTTCAACCTCGGCCCGGCACCGATGCAGCCCTGGCCCTCGGATTGATGCACGTCATCTGGCGCGATCAGTTGCACGATCAAGATTATCTCGATCGTGGGACGGTCGGCGCGGAACTGCTTCGCGATCGCGTCTTGACGGAGTACCCGCCCGATCGGGTTGCTGCGATCACCGGGGTTCCGGTCGATCAGATCGAGACCCTCGCGCGGCGTTATGCGACCGAACACCCCAGCCTGATCCGCGTCAACTACGGTCTTCAGCGCCACGGAGGCGGCGGGATGGCCGTGCGGACGATCTCCTGCTTGCCCGCCATCGTCGGTGCCTGGCGGCACCGAGGGGGGGGCACCTTTCTCTCAACGAGCGGGACCTACGGGCTGAACTCGTTTGCATTGACGCGCCCCGACCTCTCACCTCCGGGCACGCGATCGGTGAACATGAACCAACTGGCCGAGGCATTGGCCGGAGAGCTTCCCGGACCTCGGGTGATGGGGCTTTATGTGTACAACTGCAATCCGGCGGCCGTGGCCCCCGATCAGGGGAAAGTGCTTCGCGGCTTGCGCCGCGACGACCTGTTCACCGTGGTTCACGAACTCTTCCCGACCGACACGGTCGACTACGCCGATATTGTGCTGCCGGCGACCTCGCAGCTTGAGCACGAGGACATTCACACGTCCTATGGCCATCACTTCTTGATGCACAACCCTCGAGCGATCGCGCCCCGGGGCGAATGCCGATCGAACGCCGACGTCTTCCGAGGGCTCTCTGACCGACTCGGGTTTGAGCCCTCTCTCTTTCCCGATGATGACACCCTGATGCGGCAGGCCCTCGACGGTGGCCCCGCGCTCGCCGGGATCTCGTTGGAGCGATTGAAAGCGGAAGGATCGGTTCGCTTGAACATTCCCGAGGACTATCGCCCTTTTTCCGACGGCCGCTTCCCGACCCCTTCAGGCAAGTGCGAGCTGTACTCGGAGCGGATGAAGGCCGACGACTTCGACCCCCTGCCCTCGTACATCCCTCCGCTTGAAGATCCGCAGACGAGGCCCGAACTGGCGTCTCGCTATCCGATTCAGATGGTCAGCCCTCCTCGCCCGCAGTTCCTCAACTCAACCTTCGCCAACTCCCCTGCTCACCTCCGAGCGGCAGGGGATCCGACCATCGAGTTGGCCGACGACGATGCCGCCGTCCGTGGCCTCGAAGCCGGCGACTGGGCCGAGGTCTTCAACGATCGCGGCCGATTTCTCGCTCGGGTTGCCCTGACTGGGGCCGTCCGCCCCGGTACGGCCGCGAGCACCGGAATTTACTGGTCGAAGCACTCGCCCGGCGGCTCGGGGGTCAACGCCACCACCTCCTCGGCCCTGGCCGACATGGGAGGCGGCGCGACCTTTTTTGACAACCTGGTCGAGGTGCGCAAGGTCGATCGAGAGGAATCGCCCTCCCCAAATCACGCTTGCTAA
- a CDS encoding TIGR04282 family arsenosugar biosynthesis glycosyltransferase, whose product MSWPMPEGAVLGIFGKKPEPGKVKTRLAAEFGSDFAAEAHEAMLLDTLEAWGSDRFLAPGGRRVFVFAPGDAGPWFDPIVPGTLAMQPQSEGDLGARLRSFIEGEFAEGASRVVVIGSDSPTLDPSIVISAFLCLDQKDVVIGPSTDGGYYLIGCRMPVPSLFEGVAWGSAKVLGQTLDRLRGSGRSLAVLPPWYDVDTPDDWRLLGAHVRAMRLSGMDPALRRVEALLPRVLPEAEPR is encoded by the coding sequence GTGTCATGGCCGATGCCTGAAGGGGCGGTGTTGGGAATTTTTGGGAAGAAGCCGGAACCGGGCAAGGTCAAGACGCGGCTGGCCGCCGAGTTCGGCAGCGACTTCGCCGCCGAGGCGCACGAGGCGATGCTCCTCGACACGCTCGAAGCCTGGGGCTCTGATCGGTTCCTCGCTCCAGGCGGTCGTCGCGTCTTTGTCTTCGCCCCAGGAGACGCCGGGCCCTGGTTCGACCCCATCGTACCGGGCACGCTGGCCATGCAGCCCCAGTCGGAAGGAGATCTCGGCGCTCGTTTGCGATCGTTTATTGAAGGGGAATTCGCCGAGGGAGCCTCGCGAGTCGTGGTGATCGGGTCGGACAGTCCGACGCTTGATCCGTCCATCGTCATCAGTGCATTCCTGTGTTTGGATCAGAAAGACGTGGTCATTGGCCCCTCGACCGATGGCGGCTATTACCTGATCGGCTGTCGGATGCCGGTCCCCTCGCTGTTCGAGGGGGTAGCCTGGGGATCGGCGAAGGTGCTCGGGCAAACGCTCGATCGGCTCCGAGGATCGGGGCGCTCGCTGGCCGTCTTGCCGCCGTGGTACGATGTCGACACGCCCGACGACTGGCGGTTGCTCGGGGCTCACGTGCGGGCCATGCGACTCTCGGGTATGGACCCGGCCTTGCGTCGGGTCGAGGCGTTGTTGCCTCGGGTGCTCCCGGAAGCCGAGCCCCGCTGA
- a CDS encoding tetratricopeptide repeat protein, protein MTRQASTTLGGDSSLPRRSKRSVVRTLAIVVLAAVAVAGPVGWGISRSRAYRVWSADRALNQGEPERAIDRLGPWKTSDDPRAVAIVARAQIARGNPESALRLLEARLAHRVELGWLQLLGETALSVGDLTRAIEAFEALNARQPDHPPTLARLAELSEPLRGPAEADRRYQDLERLEPENPEWPKQRGRILLGTDRYALSAKTLEASLLLAPNDSEARLWLAEALYLSGDPAASLEQLEICRQDEGGRNDRVEVARAECLRALGRTEEAAEVLDQLLDRSPNDADALRLRAELALERGAIDQAADLLNRAVTESPSDWRIHYQLSIVLARLGRDEEARHHAERMTVERERARFAPAR, encoded by the coding sequence TTGACCCGGCAGGCTTCGACGACCCTCGGGGGCGATTCCTCGCTCCCGAGACGGTCGAAACGTTCGGTCGTCCGAACGCTGGCGATCGTCGTTCTGGCGGCCGTCGCGGTGGCGGGACCGGTCGGATGGGGCATCTCCCGATCACGAGCGTACCGCGTCTGGTCGGCTGATCGGGCGTTGAACCAGGGGGAACCCGAGCGGGCCATCGACCGTCTCGGCCCCTGGAAAACCTCGGACGATCCCCGGGCGGTGGCAATTGTGGCTCGGGCGCAGATCGCCCGGGGAAATCCGGAGTCGGCCCTGCGATTACTCGAAGCCCGGCTCGCCCATCGAGTCGAGCTAGGTTGGCTCCAGTTGCTGGGAGAGACGGCCCTGAGCGTTGGTGATCTGACCCGCGCGATCGAGGCGTTCGAGGCCCTCAACGCCCGGCAGCCGGATCACCCGCCGACCCTCGCCCGCCTGGCCGAGCTGTCCGAACCGCTCCGCGGTCCGGCCGAGGCCGATCGGCGCTACCAGGACCTCGAACGCCTGGAGCCAGAGAACCCCGAGTGGCCGAAGCAACGCGGTCGGATCCTACTGGGCACCGATCGTTACGCCCTGTCGGCCAAGACGCTAGAGGCGTCCCTCCTCCTCGCCCCGAACGACTCGGAAGCACGTCTCTGGCTGGCCGAGGCGCTCTACCTTTCCGGCGATCCGGCCGCCAGTCTCGAACAGTTGGAGATCTGTCGACAGGACGAAGGCGGACGCAACGACCGAGTGGAGGTGGCCCGCGCCGAGTGTCTGCGGGCCCTGGGCCGGACCGAGGAGGCGGCGGAGGTCCTCGATCAGCTGCTCGACCGATCACCGAACGATGCCGACGCCCTTCGCCTGCGGGCCGAGCTGGCGCTCGAACGCGGTGCGATCGATCAGGCGGCCGACCTGCTCAACCGGGCCGTGACCGAGTCCCCGAGTGACTGGCGGATTCATTACCAACTGTCGATTGTTCTGGCCCGGCTGGGACGTGACGAGGAGGCTCGCCATCACGCCGAGCGAATGACCGTCGAGCGGGAGCGGGCCCGATTCGCTCCCGCTCGCTGA
- a CDS encoding beta-lactamase hydrolase domain-containing protein, whose product MSVYPAVLASLVLVLAPSQDDEPKPRPDSSLASAPVEAPEAVEGGKEIGGLYRSGPIYLAAQPDPETLTRLTKDGVTVVINLRPPEEMESVPFDEPALVKSLGVDYVSIPIGRPPYAPRLEAVEQLREALASHEGKALIHCSHAIRASRLWSAHLVKDRGLTREQVDAFTQITTGGPARVELFLGDEPEAP is encoded by the coding sequence ATGTCTGTGTATCCCGCAGTGCTTGCGTCTCTGGTCCTCGTCCTCGCTCCGAGTCAGGACGACGAACCGAAACCGAGGCCCGACTCGTCGCTGGCCTCGGCTCCGGTCGAGGCCCCCGAGGCAGTCGAAGGGGGCAAGGAAATCGGCGGCCTGTACCGATCCGGTCCGATCTACCTGGCCGCCCAGCCCGACCCGGAAACCCTCACCCGCCTGACCAAGGATGGGGTGACGGTGGTGATCAACCTGCGTCCTCCTGAGGAAATGGAGTCGGTTCCCTTCGACGAGCCGGCGCTGGTGAAGTCGCTCGGAGTCGATTATGTGTCGATTCCGATCGGTCGACCACCGTATGCCCCGCGGCTCGAAGCGGTCGAGCAGTTGCGAGAGGCGCTGGCCTCGCACGAAGGGAAGGCCCTGATCCATTGCTCTCATGCGATCCGGGCGTCTCGGCTCTGGTCGGCGCATCTCGTCAAGGACCGTGGCCTGACTCGGGAACAGGTCGATGCCTTCACCCAGATCACCACGGGAGGACCGGCTCGGGTCGAGCTGTTTCTCGGCGATGAGCCGGAAGCCCCTTGA
- a CDS encoding CRTAC1 family protein produces the protein MSTLTNLGESPRSAGIQLALIWALVALIASGLSCTVQPAAGPEAGDRPDPEVAAGDLPTESTTHDLAFSEVSGTGIDAVYRNGEETGALAILESLGGGVAVFDFDRDGRPDLFFPGGGQIVPSAGGLTVEGLPGRLYRNLGGWRFEDVTEQAGFDDASRYSHGCTVGDFDNDGFLDLLVTSYQGLSLYHNIGGTFVDVTEAAGLTEPGWATSAAWLDADGDGLLDLYVARYVNWSPEHNPECRYHSSGDVDICSPSVFEPLRDLFYRNQGDGTFKEIGREAGLVDGGKGLGVVAADLDGDRLIDVYVANDTTPNWLYRNRGDGTFEEIGQLSGAALSAEGVATGSMGVAVGDLDGDGDLDLWVTNYEGEINEFYRNDGAMQFVPIGLASGLGAASRPLVGWGTVLVDGDGNGLPEVFVANGHLMHRLPGTPRPQPSMLFQRAPDSGRFEPLRFDSESWFSQHRDARGVAVGDLDGDGDPDLVVVPQNAPVSLLRNDSLEPSRFLRVRLEGTESNRSAVGATVIVSAGARSQSIPLVGGGSYLSQTDAQLLIGLGTAPIADRVEVHWPSGQTDRHDDLEAGLSWLLREGEAAQLDPTSHD, from the coding sequence TTGAGCACATTGACGAACTTGGGAGAGAGTCCTCGTTCGGCTGGGATCCAACTGGCGTTGATCTGGGCGCTGGTCGCCCTGATCGCATCGGGGCTGAGCTGCACGGTGCAACCTGCGGCTGGGCCGGAGGCAGGCGATCGCCCCGATCCAGAGGTTGCCGCCGGAGACTTGCCGACGGAATCGACGACCCATGACCTGGCCTTCTCCGAGGTTTCCGGAACGGGGATCGACGCGGTCTATCGCAATGGCGAGGAAACCGGGGCGCTGGCGATCCTCGAATCGCTCGGCGGCGGGGTGGCCGTGTTCGACTTCGACCGCGATGGCCGGCCCGACCTCTTTTTTCCGGGAGGGGGCCAGATCGTGCCCTCGGCCGGGGGCCTGACGGTCGAAGGGCTGCCGGGCCGGCTTTATCGGAATCTCGGGGGCTGGCGTTTCGAGGACGTGACCGAACAGGCCGGTTTCGACGACGCCTCACGCTACTCGCACGGCTGCACGGTCGGAGATTTCGACAACGATGGGTTCCTTGATTTGCTCGTTACCTCCTATCAAGGGCTCTCACTCTATCACAACATCGGCGGCACGTTCGTCGATGTGACCGAGGCCGCCGGACTGACCGAGCCAGGCTGGGCGACCTCGGCCGCCTGGCTCGATGCCGATGGTGACGGGCTGCTCGATCTTTATGTGGCCCGGTACGTCAACTGGTCTCCCGAGCACAACCCGGAGTGCCGCTATCACTCGTCGGGAGATGTTGACATCTGCTCCCCTTCAGTGTTCGAACCGCTGCGCGACTTGTTCTACCGGAACCAGGGAGACGGCACCTTCAAGGAAATCGGCCGAGAAGCTGGGCTGGTCGATGGGGGCAAGGGGCTTGGCGTGGTGGCGGCCGATCTCGACGGCGACCGCTTGATCGACGTGTACGTTGCCAACGATACGACTCCGAATTGGCTGTACCGAAACCGGGGTGACGGCACCTTCGAGGAAATCGGCCAGCTCTCGGGGGCCGCGCTCAGTGCCGAGGGGGTGGCCACCGGCAGCATGGGGGTGGCCGTGGGCGACCTCGACGGCGATGGCGATCTCGACCTCTGGGTGACGAACTACGAGGGAGAGATCAACGAGTTCTACCGAAACGACGGTGCCATGCAGTTCGTTCCGATCGGTCTTGCGTCGGGCCTTGGCGCAGCGAGCCGGCCGCTCGTCGGCTGGGGAACCGTGCTGGTTGATGGCGACGGCAACGGTCTGCCCGAGGTCTTCGTGGCCAATGGCCATTTGATGCACCGTCTGCCCGGCACCCCCCGCCCTCAGCCGTCGATGCTCTTTCAGCGTGCTCCTGACTCGGGCCGATTCGAGCCGTTGCGGTTTGATTCGGAATCCTGGTTTTCCCAACATCGTGATGCGCGCGGGGTGGCCGTGGGGGACCTCGACGGCGACGGCGACCCCGATCTGGTCGTCGTCCCTCAGAACGCCCCGGTCAGCCTGTTGCGGAACGACAGCCTAGAGCCGTCGCGGTTTCTTCGGGTCCGCCTCGAAGGAACAGAAAGCAACCGATCGGCCGTCGGAGCGACGGTGATCGTCTCGGCGGGGGCGCGATCGCAGAGCATTCCGCTCGTGGGAGGCGGCAGCTACCTGTCCCAAACTGACGCACAACTGCTGATCGGATTAGGCACCGCGCCGATCGCCGATCGGGTTGAGGTGCACTGGCCGAGCGGTCAGACCGACCGGCACGACGACCTCGAAGCCGGCCTCTCCTGGCTCTTGAGAGAGGGGGAAGCGGCACAGCTCGATCCGACGTCTCACGACTGA
- the cyaB gene encoding class IV adenylate cyclase, translated as MSPFEVEIKFRDANHDDLLRRLGDLGAVPREEVEQEDIYMSHPSRDFRETDEAMRLRRDGGENRVTYKGPKLGGPTKTREEVELTFEPGPDALLKMERLFVNLGFRPVATVRKRRLAYDLQFDGRWVQVGIDSVEGLGAYAEVEAIANGPADLPEAQQVVLELARLLGLGSDQVETRSYLRMVLEGRGG; from the coding sequence ATGAGCCCGTTCGAAGTGGAGATCAAATTCCGGGACGCCAATCACGACGACCTGTTGCGGCGGCTGGGCGATCTCGGCGCGGTGCCTCGCGAGGAAGTGGAGCAAGAAGACATTTACATGTCTCACCCGTCTCGTGATTTCCGGGAGACCGACGAGGCCATGCGGCTGCGTCGCGACGGGGGCGAGAACCGCGTGACCTACAAGGGGCCGAAGCTCGGCGGGCCGACCAAGACCCGCGAGGAAGTGGAGCTGACCTTCGAGCCCGGTCCCGACGCCTTGCTCAAGATGGAGCGGCTGTTCGTCAACCTTGGCTTCCGCCCCGTGGCGACGGTTCGCAAGCGTCGGCTCGCGTACGACCTTCAGTTCGATGGCCGATGGGTGCAGGTCGGGATCGACTCGGTCGAGGGACTGGGGGCGTATGCCGAGGTCGAGGCGATTGCCAACGGCCCGGCCGATTTGCCCGAGGCCCAGCAGGTCGTGCTCGAACTGGCCCGGCTGCTCGGCCTCGGGTCGGATCAGGTGGAAACGCGATCGTATTTGCGCATGGTCCTGGAAGGGCGAGGCGGCTGA
- a CDS encoding DinB family protein: protein MNAKDTIRNTIDMSSMVVDSYLKDLSDADLLVRPVSGMNHMAWQLGHLIGAERHFVELISPGTSPALPADFVEGHGRDKFTEDDPAKFYSVAKYQELWGAQRQATLALLDSLSDADLDRTDSEKFPPFAPTVGALLNMVGVHPLMHAGQFVAVRRHLGKPVSI, encoded by the coding sequence ATGAACGCCAAGGACACGATTCGCAACACCATCGACATGAGTTCGATGGTTGTTGACAGTTACTTGAAGGACCTGAGCGATGCCGACCTGCTGGTTCGCCCGGTCTCGGGGATGAACCACATGGCCTGGCAGCTCGGCCACCTGATCGGTGCCGAACGGCACTTTGTCGAGTTGATCAGCCCCGGCACCAGCCCGGCTCTGCCCGCCGACTTCGTCGAAGGCCACGGCCGCGATAAGTTCACCGAGGATGACCCGGCCAAGTTCTACTCGGTCGCCAAATATCAAGAACTCTGGGGAGCCCAGCGACAGGCGACGCTCGCCTTGCTCGACAGCCTCTCGGATGCCGACCTCGACCGCACCGACTCCGAGAAATTCCCCCCGTTCGCCCCGACCGTGGGTGCACTGCTGAACATGGTGGGTGTGCACCCGCTGATGCACGCCGGGCAGTTCGTCGCCGTCCGCCGTCACCTCGGGAAGCCGGTCTCGATCTGA
- a CDS encoding FKBP-type peptidyl-prolyl cis-trans isomerase: MRHLVRLMVLVISLALLGCGVSVDPDPAGTLTDETGLMPAVDPAPSGGASPSFNEPTEEGEEIATASGLVYETIRAGDGAQAKTGDRVVLHYVATLEGGELIDSSRDRGTPWTHTIGDPRAVQGFNEGITGMKLGEVRRLVVPANLAYGALGTFGEYAPGKELPLDGAMQADQLPSIPPNSTILYEVELLEIATEPADAPEESDADSDAPDAEADAPSADEPTEGS, from the coding sequence ATGCGACACCTTGTCCGTCTGATGGTCCTCGTGATCAGTCTTGCTCTGCTCGGTTGCGGCGTGTCTGTCGATCCCGATCCCGCGGGCACACTGACCGACGAGACCGGGCTCATGCCGGCCGTCGATCCCGCTCCGTCCGGGGGGGCGTCGCCGTCGTTCAACGAACCGACCGAGGAAGGCGAGGAAATCGCCACCGCCTCGGGGCTCGTCTACGAGACGATTCGAGCCGGAGATGGGGCTCAGGCGAAGACGGGCGATCGGGTCGTGCTGCACTACGTCGCGACCCTCGAAGGGGGCGAGCTGATCGACAGCAGCCGAGATCGGGGAACCCCCTGGACCCACACCATCGGCGACCCCCGCGCCGTGCAGGGGTTCAATGAAGGGATTACCGGCATGAAGCTCGGCGAGGTGCGTCGTCTGGTCGTTCCGGCCAATCTTGCCTATGGAGCGCTCGGCACCTTCGGCGAATACGCTCCCGGCAAGGAACTCCCGCTCGACGGGGCGATGCAGGCCGACCAGCTTCCCTCGATCCCTCCAAACTCGACCATCCTCTATGAGGTCGAGCTGCTGGAGATCGCCACCGAACCGGCCGACGCTCCCGAGGAGTCGGACGCCGACTCGGATGCTCCCGATGCGGAGGCCGACGCCCCCTCGGCCGATGAGCCGACCGAGGGGTCTTAA
- a CDS encoding pyridoxamine 5'-phosphate oxidase family protein → MSEIPWRLAIERALTNHQGAPPSRWLQLATVTSDGWPSVRTVVFRGFLGTGPILRFSADTRSAKVGQIDRNSRAEACWMFAETREQFRLSGHLRVIGPAESDPQWRAERAEVWTALPPATRISLLWPEPGAPRADLRQFQVETPDPRDPPPTFALVLLDPERVDHLDLKSDPHRRTQYQRIGAEEPIEWASLAVNP, encoded by the coding sequence ATGAGTGAGATCCCCTGGCGCCTCGCGATCGAGCGAGCCCTGACGAACCACCAAGGAGCACCGCCTTCGCGATGGCTCCAGCTGGCGACCGTCACGTCTGACGGCTGGCCGAGCGTCCGGACGGTCGTCTTCCGGGGATTTCTCGGGACCGGCCCGATCCTCCGGTTCTCGGCCGACACGCGCAGCGCGAAGGTTGGCCAGATCGACCGGAACAGTCGGGCCGAGGCGTGCTGGATGTTCGCCGAGACCCGGGAACAGTTTCGACTGTCGGGCCACCTTCGCGTCATCGGTCCGGCCGAGTCCGACCCGCAATGGCGTGCCGAGCGGGCCGAGGTCTGGACCGCCTTACCCCCGGCGACCCGGATCAGCCTGCTCTGGCCCGAGCCGGGTGCCCCTCGTGCCGACCTCAGGCAGTTTCAGGTCGAGACGCCCGATCCCCGAGACCCGCCCCCCACGTTCGCTCTGGTGCTGCTCGATCCGGAGCGGGTCGATCACCTGGATTTGAAGTCCGATCCGCACCGACGGACCCAGTACCAGCGGATCGGGGCCGAGGAGCCGATCGAGTGGGCCTCGCTCGCTGTCAATCCGTGA
- a CDS encoding glutaredoxin family protein, protein MSMLLNFLRLWKAPRADHLRVTIYTRAECSCCETAKAVIEPRRRKHGFLVEEIDIDTDPELVEAYGTLVPVVAIDGKVRFRGKVEPILLDRLLRVEANRLHQQKPMR, encoded by the coding sequence ATGAGCATGTTGCTCAATTTTCTCAGACTCTGGAAAGCTCCACGGGCCGATCATTTGCGCGTCACGATCTACACTCGGGCCGAGTGCTCCTGCTGCGAGACGGCGAAGGCGGTCATCGAACCTCGGCGAAGGAAGCACGGGTTTCTGGTCGAGGAAATCGACATCGACACCGACCCGGAACTCGTTGAGGCGTACGGAACCCTTGTTCCCGTGGTGGCCATTGATGGGAAGGTGCGGTTCCGGGGCAAGGTCGAACCGATCTTGCTCGATCGCCTGCTCAGAGTCGAGGCGAATCGATTGCATCAGCAAAAACCAATGAGGTGA